The following coding sequences are from one Pusillimonas sp. DMV24BSW_D window:
- a CDS encoding lysylphosphatidylglycerol synthase transmembrane domain-containing protein, which translates to MITLPFNRLKVAGFAVLFVVLSALVPLTIQQELNGKADQLWSALFSPWMIVSALALLTVYYLSDALRLWFTLRALGQHQRLRAMFPLVFINILFSNITPMATGGGVVQVWFLHRRGIHIGAATAATTLRTLLASLMIFLPAPFLMIGIDHLIDNPAISTWGPWMGLFAALYVAFFFVVLLRLRWFMHAGATMLAILRRTHLINAARERRWRFRLRREIIRFDYSFRAFFKAGRTDRLAALISTATFLVSLFSFPALLMWGLGYPVDYPLILALMLVNTFIMYFAPTPGAAGIAEGVFAILFSTLAGSGELLILVLGWRFLTVHLGMLIGVPITLYALGRKG; encoded by the coding sequence TAAAAGTAGCCGGCTTTGCAGTGCTGTTTGTCGTGCTCAGCGCGCTGGTACCCCTTACTATTCAACAGGAATTAAACGGCAAGGCCGACCAGCTTTGGAGTGCCCTGTTCAGCCCATGGATGATTGTCTCAGCCTTGGCGCTGCTGACAGTTTATTATTTAAGTGATGCGCTCAGGTTGTGGTTCACCCTGCGCGCCCTTGGCCAACATCAGCGTTTGCGCGCCATGTTCCCTTTGGTGTTCATTAATATACTGTTTTCCAATATTACGCCCATGGCAACCGGCGGGGGCGTCGTACAGGTGTGGTTTTTACATCGGCGCGGAATACATATCGGTGCCGCAACGGCGGCAACGACATTACGCACGCTGCTGGCCAGCTTAATGATTTTCCTGCCGGCACCTTTTCTCATGATCGGCATCGACCACCTTATCGATAACCCGGCAATCAGCACCTGGGGCCCCTGGATGGGGCTGTTCGCTGCGCTCTATGTTGCCTTCTTTTTTGTCGTGCTCTTGCGTTTGCGCTGGTTTATGCATGCCGGTGCCACAATGCTGGCAATTTTGCGGCGAACTCATTTAATTAACGCAGCTCGTGAGCGTCGGTGGCGGTTTCGTCTAAGACGGGAAATAATTCGTTTTGATTACAGTTTTCGGGCTTTTTTTAAAGCCGGTCGGACGGATCGATTGGCGGCACTGATATCAACGGCTACATTTCTGGTTTCTCTTTTTTCCTTCCCGGCTTTACTCATGTGGGGCCTGGGATATCCAGTCGATTACCCGTTGATTCTGGCGCTGATGCTTGTCAACACGTTTATCATGTATTTTGCCCCTACACCTGGAGCAGCCGGCATTGCCGAGGGCGTATTTGCAATATTGTTCTCCACGCTGGCAGGGTCGGGCGAGTTACTGATTCTGGTATTGGGATGGCGGTTTCTTACCGTTCACCTGGGCATGTTAATTGGCGTACCCATTACGTTATATGCTCTGGGTCGCAAAGGTTAA